The following are encoded together in the Variovorax sp. PBS-H4 genome:
- a CDS encoding nuclear transport factor 2 family protein, producing MTAAASPAPVTIATLEAFSEAWNRHDIEALMSFMHEDCVFQTAAGAEACGTRHSGTAAVRKAFAAAWEAVPDAQWRNGRHFVAGDFGTSQWTFTGTAADGSRIETDGIDVFSFKDGKIALKNVFRKTRPNLPAAK from the coding sequence GTGACCGCAGCAGCATCGCCCGCCCCCGTGACCATCGCCACCCTGGAGGCCTTCAGCGAGGCCTGGAACCGCCACGACATCGAGGCCCTGATGAGCTTCATGCACGAAGACTGCGTGTTCCAGACCGCGGCCGGAGCGGAGGCCTGCGGCACCCGCCACAGCGGTACGGCGGCAGTGCGAAAGGCCTTCGCCGCGGCCTGGGAGGCGGTGCCCGACGCGCAGTGGCGCAACGGCCGGCATTTCGTGGCCGGCGACTTCGGCACTTCGCAATGGACCTTCACCGGCACCGCGGCCGACGGCAGCCGCATCGAGACGGACGGCATCGACGTCTTCAGCTTCAAGGACGGGAAGATCGCGCTCAAGAACGTGTTCCGCAAGACGCGGCCGAACCTGCCTGCAGCGAAGTAG
- a CDS encoding zinc-dependent alcohol dehydrogenase, producing MLAMDYRGPYRIRAVHKPDPVIEHPNDAIVQVMRSCICGSDLHLYHGLVPDTRVGSTFGHEFIGVVTDIGSSVRNLKVGDRVLVPFNIFCGSCYFCQRELYSNCHDTNPEATAVGGIYGYSHTAGGYDGGQAEYVRVPMADVGPTRIPDDLLLDDAVLLTDAFPTGYQAAEMGDIEEGDTVVVFGAGPVGIFAAKSAWLLGAGRVIVVDHLDYRLEFVRNFAQCETLNFLSVGDMAIHIKKMTDGLGADVCIDCVGCEATGNFLQRLTGVKLKLQAGSATVLHWAINSVRKGGVVSIVGVYGPTFNFVPIGNAINKGLTLRMNQASVKRHLPRLIEHIQAGRIQPHKIITHRMPLEEVADAYHLFSSKLDGCIKTVLVPPGAPQ from the coding sequence ATGCTAGCCATGGATTACCGAGGCCCGTACCGCATCCGGGCCGTCCACAAGCCCGATCCCGTGATCGAGCATCCGAACGACGCCATCGTGCAGGTGATGCGCTCCTGCATCTGCGGTTCGGACCTGCACCTTTACCACGGGCTCGTGCCCGACACGCGCGTAGGCAGCACCTTCGGCCATGAATTCATCGGCGTCGTCACGGACATCGGAAGTTCGGTGCGCAACCTGAAGGTGGGCGACCGGGTGCTCGTGCCCTTCAACATCTTCTGCGGCAGTTGCTACTTCTGCCAGCGCGAGCTCTACAGCAATTGCCATGACACCAACCCCGAGGCCACCGCAGTCGGCGGCATCTACGGCTATTCGCACACCGCCGGCGGCTATGACGGCGGGCAGGCCGAGTACGTGCGCGTGCCCATGGCCGACGTGGGCCCCACCCGCATTCCGGACGACCTGTTGCTGGACGATGCCGTCCTGCTGACCGACGCCTTCCCGACCGGCTACCAGGCCGCGGAAATGGGCGATATCGAGGAAGGCGACACGGTCGTCGTGTTCGGTGCGGGGCCGGTCGGCATCTTTGCGGCCAAGTCAGCCTGGCTGCTGGGCGCGGGCCGCGTGATCGTGGTCGACCACCTCGACTACCGGCTGGAGTTCGTCAGGAACTTCGCCCAGTGCGAGACCTTGAATTTCCTGAGCGTGGGCGACATGGCGATCCACATCAAGAAGATGACCGACGGGCTGGGCGCCGATGTCTGCATCGATTGCGTGGGCTGCGAGGCCACCGGCAACTTCCTGCAGCGGCTCACCGGCGTCAAGCTCAAGCTGCAGGCCGGCTCGGCCACCGTGCTGCACTGGGCCATCAACTCGGTGCGCAAGGGCGGCGTGGTGTCGATCGTCGGCGTGTACGGCCCGACCTTCAACTTCGTGCCGATCGGCAACGCGATCAACAAGGGGCTGACGCTGCGCATGAACCAGGCGAGCGTCAAGCGACACCTGCCGCGGCTGATCGAGCACATCCAGGCGGGCCGCATCCAGCCGCACAAGATCATCACCCATCGCATGCCGCTGGAGGAGGTGGCCGACGCGTATCACCTCTTCTCCAGCAAGCTCGATGGCTGCATCAAGACGGTGCTGGTCCCCCCCGGCGCGCCGCAATGA
- a CDS encoding LysR substrate-binding domain-containing protein — protein sequence MPHSMPPLNALRVFEVAARAGSFTEAARELHLTHGAVSRQIQLLEAALGQPLFRKEGQRMVATEHAKAFAREISAAFDHITDASTRYGKLLTSKVVRVNAPATFAMRWLIPKLDEFRARHPKTEVRVSTAFSSDPMFKGSFDLAIRRSPGDLSQFEVTSLFQEWSTPIVSPTLVKKRAPRSPGDLQSRTLLFTESRPGDWEEWLSAVGHRELRSTQQLRFDHFFVTLQAIVDGMGFGMGTFPTLSADREAGRICTPFAGQLVPGSTYFSIVPLDSDKPKHLREFQAWLEQCSARSSKAFESDFGTRRSIR from the coding sequence ATGCCGCATTCCATGCCGCCACTCAACGCGTTGCGCGTCTTCGAAGTCGCCGCACGCGCCGGCAGTTTCACCGAGGCTGCACGCGAGCTTCATCTCACGCATGGGGCGGTCAGCCGCCAGATCCAGCTCCTGGAGGCAGCGCTGGGCCAGCCACTCTTTCGAAAGGAAGGCCAGCGCATGGTGGCGACCGAGCATGCAAAGGCCTTTGCACGCGAGATCAGCGCCGCCTTCGACCACATCACCGACGCGTCGACGCGCTACGGAAAATTGCTCACCAGCAAGGTCGTGCGCGTCAACGCGCCCGCGACCTTCGCGATGCGATGGCTCATTCCCAAGCTCGACGAGTTCCGGGCACGCCATCCGAAGACGGAGGTGCGCGTCTCCACGGCCTTCAGCAGTGACCCGATGTTCAAGGGCAGCTTCGACCTCGCCATCAGGCGCTCGCCGGGCGATCTCAGCCAGTTCGAGGTGACGTCGCTGTTCCAGGAATGGAGCACGCCGATCGTGAGCCCGACCCTCGTCAAGAAGCGAGCACCGCGCAGCCCGGGCGACCTGCAATCGCGAACGCTGCTATTCACGGAATCGAGGCCGGGCGACTGGGAAGAATGGCTCAGTGCCGTGGGGCACCGCGAGCTGCGCTCGACACAGCAGCTGCGCTTCGACCACTTCTTTGTCACCCTGCAGGCCATCGTCGACGGAATGGGGTTCGGCATGGGCACGTTTCCGACGCTCTCGGCAGACCGCGAGGCCGGCAGGATCTGTACCCCTTTTGCCGGCCAGCTCGTGCCGGGCAGCACGTACTTCTCGATCGTTCCACTGGACTCGGACAAGCCGAAGCACCTGCGCGAGTTTCAAGCCTGGCTCGAGCAGTGCTCCGCCAGATCGTCCAAGGCGTTCGAAAGCGACTTTGGTACACGGCGGTCCATTCGCTGA
- the phnA gene encoding phosphonoacetate hydrolase — MNPASITVNNRSYRLPLTPTVVVCVDGCEQDYINQAIQAKAVPFLESLARRGTVLSGNCVMPSFTNPNNLSIVTGVPPSVHGICGNYFFDQEQQKEVLMNDAKYLWAPTVLAEMAAAGQKVAVVTAKDKLRSLLGHRLKGICFSAEKADEATIEGNGIDSLVARTGRPLPSVYSADLSEFVFAAGVMLMRTERPDLMYLSTTDYVQHKAAPGTPDANAFYAMMDGYLAQLDELGAVIAITADHGMNAKTDALGRPNIIFLQDVLDAAGEDGKGGRVLLPITDPYVVHHGALGSYATVYVSEAARIPVMAELIAAIDGVEEVLTREQAAARFELPPARIGDLVVLSHRLTVLGTSSDKHDLSGLTVPLRSHGGLSEQRVPLLFNRKLRPVPTRGLRNFDVLSLALNELG, encoded by the coding sequence ATGAACCCAGCATCGATCACCGTCAACAACCGCTCCTATCGCCTGCCTCTCACGCCCACCGTCGTGGTCTGCGTTGACGGCTGCGAGCAGGACTACATCAACCAGGCCATTCAGGCGAAGGCCGTGCCATTTCTCGAATCACTTGCGCGGCGAGGAACGGTGCTGTCGGGCAACTGCGTCATGCCCTCCTTCACGAACCCGAACAACCTGTCCATCGTGACCGGCGTGCCACCCAGCGTTCACGGCATCTGCGGCAACTACTTCTTCGACCAGGAGCAGCAGAAGGAAGTGCTGATGAACGACGCCAAGTACCTTTGGGCGCCCACAGTGCTGGCCGAGATGGCGGCAGCCGGCCAGAAGGTCGCGGTGGTCACGGCCAAGGACAAGCTGCGGTCACTGCTCGGACACCGGCTGAAGGGCATCTGCTTCTCTGCGGAGAAGGCCGACGAGGCGACCATCGAGGGGAACGGCATCGACTCTCTTGTCGCCAGGACCGGGAGGCCGCTGCCCTCGGTCTACAGCGCGGACCTCTCCGAGTTTGTCTTTGCAGCGGGCGTGATGCTCATGCGTACCGAACGCCCGGACTTGATGTATCTATCGACGACCGACTACGTGCAGCACAAGGCCGCCCCCGGCACGCCGGACGCCAATGCTTTCTACGCCATGATGGACGGTTACCTCGCACAGCTCGACGAATTGGGTGCGGTGATCGCGATCACGGCCGACCACGGCATGAACGCCAAGACCGATGCGCTCGGCCGTCCCAACATCATCTTCCTGCAGGACGTGCTGGACGCCGCCGGCGAAGACGGCAAGGGGGGCCGCGTACTGCTGCCGATCACCGACCCCTACGTTGTCCACCACGGCGCGCTCGGCTCCTACGCCACCGTGTATGTCTCCGAGGCCGCGCGCATCCCTGTCATGGCCGAGTTGATCGCAGCCATCGACGGCGTCGAGGAAGTGCTGACGCGGGAGCAGGCCGCAGCGCGATTCGAGCTTCCACCCGCTCGCATCGGCGATCTCGTCGTGCTGTCGCACCGCCTCACTGTCCTGGGCACGTCGTCGGACAAGCACGACCTTTCCGGGCTCACGGTGCCGCTGCGCTCGCATGGCGGCCTGTCGGAGCAGCGCGTGCCGCTGCTCTTCAACCGAAAGTTGCGCCCCGTGCCGACACGGGGGCTGCGCAACTTCGACGTGCTCTCGCTGGCTTTGAACGAGCTCGGCTAG
- the pdxR gene encoding MocR-like pyridoxine biosynthesis transcription factor PdxR has translation MPNPRAIQWAQLFELPEQPGLPLQGRLRAAVVQAILEDRLSPGAPLPSSRELAALLGLSRNTVTSAYLQLMDEGFLEARPRSGVFVAQNARPLTAALAEPLVGRSGQSGQPPDWPARVLRSQVARPTLSKPDRWRDYPYPFVYGTYDPQLFPTEDFRECCARSLARSQLPHWTPDFETDDVPDLIEQIRTRLLPRRGVFALKEEILVTLGAQHACYLLAEALFDEHTRVGLEEPGHPHARNSFAMRNPKWVEIDVDEEGLVVDALPAADYLFCTPSHQSPTTATLSLERRQWLLRKAELQDFVIIEDDYEAENLYEGQPMPALKSLDKTGRVIYVGSVSKSLSPALRLGFIVAPRALIKELRVIRHAMVRHPSAFLQHAYALFLSLGHHESHARRVNHAMQERLALAAQALREHLPDFGFTLPSGGASIWVQAPSWVDSAELALMARSHGVLIEAGDVFFAKPPYPCPFFRLRLSSIAAGQIPAGIRALGLAVQELAQARGESLSAAPRTH, from the coding sequence ATGCCCAACCCCCGTGCCATCCAGTGGGCGCAGCTCTTCGAACTGCCCGAACAACCCGGCCTGCCGCTGCAGGGCCGCCTGCGCGCGGCGGTGGTGCAGGCCATCCTTGAAGACCGTCTGAGCCCCGGTGCGCCGTTGCCCTCGTCGCGCGAGCTGGCGGCGCTGCTGGGCCTGAGCCGCAACACCGTGACCTCGGCCTACCTCCAGTTGATGGACGAGGGCTTCCTCGAAGCGCGCCCGCGCAGTGGCGTCTTCGTCGCGCAGAACGCGCGGCCGCTCACCGCGGCGCTGGCCGAGCCGCTGGTGGGCCGCAGCGGTCAGTCAGGCCAGCCGCCCGACTGGCCAGCGCGGGTGCTGCGCTCCCAGGTGGCCCGGCCCACGCTTTCCAAGCCCGACCGCTGGCGCGACTACCCGTACCCCTTCGTCTACGGCACCTACGACCCGCAGCTGTTTCCCACCGAGGACTTCCGCGAATGCTGCGCGCGCAGCCTGGCGCGCTCGCAGCTGCCGCACTGGACGCCGGACTTCGAGACCGATGACGTGCCCGACCTGATCGAGCAGATCCGAACGCGCCTCCTGCCCCGGCGCGGCGTGTTCGCGCTGAAGGAGGAGATCCTCGTCACCCTCGGCGCCCAGCACGCCTGCTACCTGCTCGCCGAGGCGCTGTTCGACGAGCACACCCGCGTCGGGCTGGAGGAGCCCGGCCATCCGCATGCGCGCAACAGCTTCGCGATGCGCAACCCGAAATGGGTGGAGATCGACGTCGACGAGGAAGGCCTGGTGGTCGATGCGCTGCCGGCCGCCGACTACCTGTTCTGCACGCCCTCGCACCAGAGCCCGACCACCGCCACGCTGAGCCTGGAGCGGCGCCAGTGGCTCTTGCGCAAGGCCGAGCTGCAGGACTTCGTGATCATCGAGGACGACTACGAGGCCGAGAACCTGTACGAGGGCCAGCCGATGCCTGCGCTCAAGAGCCTGGACAAGACGGGGCGGGTGATCTACGTAGGCTCGGTGTCCAAGAGCCTCTCGCCGGCGCTGCGCCTCGGCTTCATCGTGGCACCGCGCGCCCTGATCAAGGAGTTGCGGGTGATCCGCCATGCGATGGTGCGGCATCCCAGCGCCTTCCTGCAGCATGCGTATGCGCTCTTCCTCTCGCTCGGGCACCACGAGTCTCACGCGCGGCGCGTCAACCATGCCATGCAGGAACGGCTTGCGCTGGCGGCGCAGGCACTGCGCGAGCACCTGCCCGATTTCGGATTTACGCTGCCCTCGGGCGGCGCGTCCATCTGGGTGCAGGCGCCGTCGTGGGTGGATTCGGCCGAGCTGGCGCTGATGGCGCGCAGCCACGGGGTGCTGATCGAGGCGGGGGACGTGTTCTTTGCCAAGCCGCCTTATCCGTGTCCCTTCTTCCGGCTGCGGCTGTCGTCGATCGCGGCGGGGCAGATTCCGGCGGGCATCAGGGCGCTTGGGCTGGCGGTGCAGGAGTTGGCGCAGGCGCGCGGTGAAAGCCTGAGCGCTGCGCCTCGCACCCATTGA
- a CDS encoding DUF3072 domain-containing protein, whose translation MTDKATQAHAAESNMEKDPDDWVTGDEPMTGAQRSYLKTLCEEAKVDFDDTLTKADASRRIDELQAETGRGSTSARH comes from the coding sequence ATGACTGACAAGGCCACGCAAGCGCATGCTGCTGAAAGCAACATGGAGAAGGACCCGGACGACTGGGTGACCGGAGACGAGCCGATGACAGGCGCGCAGCGGTCTTACCTGAAGACCCTGTGCGAAGAGGCGAAGGTCGATTTCGACGACACGCTCACCAAGGCCGACGCCTCTCGGCGAATCGATGAGCTGCAAGCCGAGACGGGCCGCGGATCGACATCGGCGCGGCATTGA
- a CDS encoding NAD(P)/FAD-dependent oxidoreductase, translating into MTTTAGTAQFSTGGRTAPAPKPYDPRYDPLVAPDPGAGRAYAPTWWVASAGTPPEDDGPVLRDIDVDVAIIGSGATGMSTALYLAQEHGIRATVLEANQASWGCSSRSGGQGQNASGRLKRSQWIQRWGLDTARRLDAEIRAGFENFRHLTTQIDCDAYDGGHLYLAHRPEKLAGLEAEARLMREQFGYDTRMLSAEEVRRDYCDEREAVGALFESEGVGIHPLKFTFGLMRKARALGVKVHTSSPVQGWQTIDGVHHLRTPGGIVRARRVAVCTGGYTGQALSPLLKNKIMPILSNSVVTRPLTEAELKATNFKSLTFLTDTRTLRFYYRLLKGNRLQLGSRSSVSGADAEDPVHLKLLTDAIARKFPPLAGIQIDYSWWGWVDVSHDMMPRITQPEPDKKIWYAVGYGGNGVSFSTWAGKRLAERVAGQDAGREVFELPIYRSPLPFPNVLGLVESPAFAPFRRMGQRVLYKWYWLRDEK; encoded by the coding sequence ATGACGACGACCGCAGGCACCGCGCAGTTCTCGACCGGCGGCCGGACCGCGCCCGCGCCCAAGCCCTACGACCCGCGCTACGACCCCCTGGTCGCACCCGACCCGGGCGCCGGCCGCGCCTACGCGCCGACGTGGTGGGTGGCCAGCGCGGGAACGCCGCCCGAAGACGACGGGCCGGTGCTGCGCGACATCGACGTGGACGTGGCCATCATCGGCTCCGGCGCCACCGGCATGTCCACCGCGCTCTATCTGGCACAGGAGCATGGCATCCGGGCCACGGTGCTCGAAGCCAACCAGGCCTCCTGGGGCTGCTCCAGCCGCAGCGGCGGCCAGGGCCAGAACGCCAGCGGCCGGCTCAAGCGCTCGCAGTGGATCCAGCGCTGGGGCCTGGACACGGCGCGGCGCCTCGATGCCGAGATCCGCGCCGGCTTCGAGAACTTCAGGCACCTGACGACGCAGATCGACTGCGATGCCTACGACGGCGGCCATCTCTACCTGGCCCACCGGCCGGAGAAGCTCGCCGGCCTGGAGGCCGAGGCGCGCCTCATGCGCGAGCAGTTCGGCTACGACACGCGCATGCTCAGCGCCGAGGAAGTGCGGCGTGATTACTGCGACGAGCGCGAGGCCGTGGGCGCGCTCTTCGAGTCGGAGGGTGTCGGCATCCATCCGCTGAAGTTCACCTTCGGGCTGATGCGCAAGGCGCGCGCACTGGGCGTGAAGGTCCACACCTCGAGCCCGGTGCAGGGCTGGCAGACCATCGACGGCGTGCATCACCTGCGCACCCCCGGCGGCATCGTGCGCGCGCGGCGCGTGGCGGTGTGCACCGGCGGCTACACCGGGCAGGCGCTCTCGCCGCTGCTCAAGAACAAGATCATGCCGATCCTGTCGAACTCGGTCGTCACGCGCCCGCTGACCGAGGCCGAGCTCAAGGCCACCAACTTCAAGTCGCTCACCTTCCTGACCGACACGCGCACGCTGCGCTTCTACTACCGGCTGCTCAAGGGCAACCGGCTGCAGCTGGGCAGCCGCAGCTCGGTGAGCGGCGCCGACGCCGAGGACCCGGTCCACCTGAAACTGCTCACCGACGCCATCGCACGCAAGTTCCCGCCGCTGGCCGGCATCCAGATCGACTACTCGTGGTGGGGCTGGGTGGACGTGAGCCACGACATGATGCCGCGCATCACGCAGCCCGAGCCGGACAAGAAGATCTGGTACGCCGTGGGGTACGGCGGCAACGGCGTCTCGTTCTCGACCTGGGCCGGCAAGCGCCTGGCCGAGCGCGTGGCGGGCCAGGACGCGGGGCGCGAGGTGTTCGAGCTGCCGATCTACCGCTCGCCGCTGCCCTTCCCCAACGTGCTGGGGCTGGTGGAGTCGCCGGCCTTCGCGCCCTTCAGGCGCATGGGGCAGCGTGTGCTTTACAAGTGGTACTGGTTGCGCGACGAAAAGTAG
- a CDS encoding GTP-binding protein, translating into MVINKVDSVTKDELARVRQWVSSVAGRLPQYETSQSRLPRMLREGMSLPATFKAGGCADASCTHEDHADHDRAAHDHGELFDTWSCQPGQVFDADMLRAWLRDTPTGLLRLKGVLRTGEATWSEIQFAGRHGALRKADAPAEGAAVVAIGLRGRLPLSALEAVFAASA; encoded by the coding sequence GTGGTGATCAACAAGGTGGACAGCGTGACGAAAGACGAGCTGGCCCGCGTTCGCCAATGGGTGTCGTCCGTCGCGGGCCGCTTGCCGCAGTACGAGACCTCGCAGTCGAGGCTGCCGAGGATGTTGCGCGAAGGCATGTCATTGCCTGCGACTTTCAAGGCCGGCGGCTGCGCGGATGCAAGCTGTACCCATGAGGATCATGCCGACCACGATCGCGCAGCGCACGACCACGGCGAGCTGTTCGACACCTGGTCCTGCCAGCCGGGGCAGGTCTTCGACGCGGACATGCTGCGCGCCTGGCTGCGCGACACGCCGACCGGTCTGCTGCGCCTGAAAGGCGTGCTGCGCACCGGCGAGGCCACCTGGTCGGAAATCCAGTTCGCGGGGCGGCACGGCGCGCTGCGCAAGGCCGATGCGCCGGCGGAAGGCGCGGCCGTGGTGGCGATCGGCTTGCGGGGACGCTTGCCCCTGTCAGCATTGGAGGCAGTCTTCGCCGCATCGGCCTGA
- a CDS encoding Bug family tripartite tricarboxylate transporter substrate binding protein has protein sequence MRYPRLRMVAALALALTTAAIQPAKAQAFPSKPVRMVVGFAPGGSTDKLARVLAQAMTETLGQSVIVDNRPGAAGNLAAELAASAAPDGHVIFMATLSSQSINPNLYSNLKFDPVKSFEPIMLVAKYPLLLMAAPQVPANNLQEFIAYTKANSDNLHFSSAGTGSPGHLAGEMYKSMTGVEATHVPYKGGGPAMLAVMSNEVQFAFETIPSAIGHVKGGKLKGLAVTSDERSSAAPNLPTMKEGGLKSFSVTSWAGLLAPAKTPKAVIDKLTEATLAALQRPAVRRALADDGAEPGGGSAADFARFMASETRAWGDVVRAAGVKME, from the coding sequence ATGAGATACCCACGTCTAAGAATGGTCGCGGCGTTGGCACTGGCGTTGACGACGGCCGCCATCCAGCCGGCAAAGGCCCAGGCCTTTCCGTCGAAGCCAGTGCGCATGGTCGTCGGCTTCGCACCCGGGGGGTCGACCGACAAGCTGGCTCGCGTGCTCGCACAGGCCATGACCGAGACGCTCGGACAGTCGGTCATCGTCGACAACCGGCCTGGCGCAGCGGGCAACCTTGCGGCCGAGCTGGCGGCGAGCGCGGCGCCCGACGGCCACGTCATCTTCATGGCCACCCTCAGCAGCCAGTCGATCAACCCGAACCTCTACTCGAATCTCAAGTTCGACCCGGTGAAGAGCTTCGAGCCGATCATGCTGGTGGCCAAATACCCTCTGCTGCTCATGGCAGCGCCTCAGGTGCCTGCAAACAATCTGCAGGAGTTCATCGCCTACACCAAGGCCAATTCGGATAACTTGCATTTCTCCTCCGCCGGCACCGGTTCGCCGGGCCACCTTGCTGGCGAGATGTACAAGTCGATGACCGGCGTGGAAGCCACCCATGTGCCCTACAAGGGCGGCGGGCCGGCGATGCTGGCTGTGATGTCGAACGAGGTGCAATTCGCCTTCGAAACCATCCCTAGCGCCATTGGACATGTGAAGGGTGGCAAGCTGAAGGGCTTGGCCGTGACCTCCGACGAGCGCTCTTCCGCGGCACCCAACCTTCCGACGATGAAGGAAGGAGGTCTCAAATCATTCTCCGTCACGTCGTGGGCGGGCCTTCTCGCGCCGGCGAAGACGCCCAAGGCCGTGATCGACAAGTTGACCGAGGCGACCCTCGCTGCACTGCAGCGACCGGCGGTGCGCAGGGCCCTTGCGGACGACGGGGCGGAACCCGGCGGCGGCAGTGCGGCAGACTTCGCGCGCTTCATGGCGAGCGAGACGCGCGCCTGGGGCGACGTGGTGCGTGCCGCTGGCGTCAAGATGGAGTGA
- a CDS encoding Bug family tripartite tricarboxylate transporter substrate binding protein has translation MSAILPANCSSCAREPFALHVPYRGAVPAITALIAGDVQFAFLTYTGTSSFIASGRLRAIGVSSLQRLPAMPDVPTVAEGGVPNFDAPGWFALMGPAGLPPAVTATLRKALAEVLATPALVARMQELGQTALIGQTDVARTIANELAMWKQLVAQRKIVIDG, from the coding sequence GTGTCAGCCATCTTGCCGGCGAACTGTTCAAGCTGCGCACGGGAACCCTTCGCGCTGCATGTGCCCTACCGTGGCGCCGTCCCCGCGATCACCGCGCTGATCGCCGGCGACGTGCAATTCGCCTTCCTGACCTACACGGGCACCTCCTCCTTCATCGCCAGCGGCAGGCTGCGGGCGATCGGTGTCAGCTCGCTGCAGCGGCTGCCCGCGATGCCGGACGTGCCGACCGTTGCCGAGGGCGGCGTGCCGAACTTCGATGCGCCGGGCTGGTTCGCGCTCATGGGGCCCGCGGGCCTGCCGCCGGCCGTGACCGCGACGCTGCGCAAGGCGCTGGCCGAGGTGCTCGCCACGCCAGCGTTGGTCGCGCGCATGCAGGAGCTCGGCCAGACAGCGCTCATCGGCCAGACGGATGTGGCGCGCACCATTGCCAACGAACTGGCGATGTGGAAGCAACTCGTCGCCCAGAGAAAGATCGTCATCGACGGATGA
- a CDS encoding Na/Pi cotransporter family protein, whose protein sequence is MTQLLNLLAAIALLIWASGVMRSSLLKASGTRLRYMLARAAGNRVTAAGSGFAITAVLQSSMATALIVSGFVGQRILSLPLALALMLGADVGTSVMALIFSFDLSWMSPLFLLVGVPLCRARKGSTTGHLGKCLIGVGLMLWALHLIGTSTSALTGSAVTRSLLGSVSGDPLLLITVGAALTVSAYSSLAIVILTGTLAATGAVSTSAGIGLVLGANLGSGLLAVLNASRCSVEERRLPLGNLLFKVCGVALFAPFTALWLDVAEASSLSHGTVVVGFHLAFNVAVALLCLCFTEKFSAVIQLLLRDRSDVAHEGRPLRLHADSLSLPSLAISCAAREAIHEADLVETMIRGSLRAIQQSDSALARQMKGMDDEVDALCSGIKHYLTRLSRKSLSAEDDQRWTEIATFAINLEQVADIIERLLQRVEKRNIAGGKQFSAAGLREIEELYSLTLANLNLAMAVFIHRSPQDARNLAAARRRYGERVKECSHAHLARLTDGTPESIETSSQHLDLISDLERANFHICAISSTLLDGEPQALFSPPGRPAACTPRAAPEAAS, encoded by the coding sequence ATGACGCAGCTCCTGAACTTGCTCGCTGCGATCGCTCTGCTGATCTGGGCCAGCGGCGTGATGCGCTCGTCGCTGCTGAAGGCTTCGGGTACCCGTCTGCGGTACATGCTCGCGCGCGCTGCTGGAAACCGGGTCACCGCGGCGGGTTCCGGCTTTGCCATCACCGCTGTGCTCCAGTCCAGCATGGCGACTGCGCTGATCGTGTCGGGCTTCGTGGGGCAGCGAATCCTGAGCCTCCCCCTTGCCCTGGCTCTCATGTTGGGTGCCGATGTGGGAACGAGCGTGATGGCACTGATCTTCTCGTTCGACTTGTCGTGGATGTCGCCCCTCTTCCTCCTGGTGGGTGTTCCCCTTTGCAGGGCGCGAAAAGGAAGCACGACGGGTCATCTCGGCAAATGCCTGATCGGGGTCGGCCTCATGCTGTGGGCACTGCACCTCATCGGCACATCGACATCGGCCCTGACCGGTTCGGCCGTGACGCGATCGCTGCTCGGCTCGGTCAGCGGCGATCCACTGCTCCTGATCACCGTGGGTGCAGCACTCACCGTGTCTGCCTATTCGAGCCTTGCCATCGTGATTCTCACAGGCACGCTCGCGGCGACCGGTGCCGTATCGACGTCGGCCGGCATCGGCCTCGTGCTCGGCGCCAATCTCGGCAGTGGGCTGCTGGCCGTCCTGAACGCTTCGCGCTGCAGCGTCGAAGAACGAAGGCTGCCATTGGGCAACCTGCTCTTCAAGGTCTGTGGCGTCGCGTTGTTCGCGCCGTTCACCGCGCTATGGCTGGACGTCGCCGAAGCGTCGAGCCTCTCGCACGGCACTGTCGTCGTCGGCTTTCATCTGGCGTTCAACGTCGCGGTGGCATTGCTCTGCTTGTGCTTCACGGAGAAGTTCTCAGCGGTCATTCAGCTCTTGCTGCGCGATCGATCCGACGTCGCGCACGAAGGCCGTCCGCTGCGCCTTCATGCGGATTCGCTGTCCTTGCCGAGCTTGGCCATCTCGTGCGCAGCTCGCGAAGCGATCCATGAAGCGGATCTCGTCGAGACAATGATTCGGGGGAGCCTTCGCGCAATCCAGCAGAGTGATTCAGCGCTCGCCCGCCAGATGAAGGGGATGGACGACGAGGTCGACGCGCTGTGTTCGGGCATCAAGCACTACCTGACTCGCCTCTCGCGCAAGTCCTTGAGCGCCGAGGATGACCAGCGCTGGACGGAGATTGCCACTTTCGCAATCAACCTCGAGCAAGTGGCCGACATCATCGAGCGCCTGCTGCAACGCGTCGAGAAACGCAACATCGCTGGGGGCAAGCAGTTTTCCGCTGCGGGGCTTCGCGAGATCGAAGAGTTGTACTCCTTGACACTCGCGAACTTGAACCTTGCGATGGCAGTGTTCATCCATCGCAGCCCACAAGACGCACGCAACCTCGCCGCCGCTCGACGGAGGTACGGAGAGCGTGTGAAGGAATGCAGCCATGCCCATCTGGCGCGCTTGACGGACGGTACGCCTGAGAGCATCGAGACCAGCTCACAGCACCTCGACCTGATCAGTGATCTGGAACGCGCCAACTTTCATATCTGCGCGATCTCCTCGACTCTTCTGGACGGCGAGCCCCAGGCCCTTTTCAGCCCGCCGGGCCGGCCGGCAGCCTGTACCCCTCGAGCTGCTCCCGAAGCCGCGTCTTGA